The following are from one region of the Halictus rubicundus isolate RS-2024b chromosome 15, iyHalRubi1_principal, whole genome shotgun sequence genome:
- the L(3)l1231 gene encoding zf-C3Hc3H domain-containing lethal (3) L1231, which produces MKVPIFENSNMDNKLKFSDRLKALLKTEARQDVDPYIFSEPEPFTTTAGRNVTIISPKTPKVMQSCKNITSKGKCMKQRIRITPIADGEYKAIQDRTVELDIDSSVGGGGSGSGDGENIDYKFAKAIQQKQRHIDNLQRLKSRRQSRDHTLLYYPKAGDEISDSDSSGDEMTVYQRYWFSGETSTTLNRSARLSQLRSQLRRRLIQLHRSGTDSENLLRDKTRCLLEAAYKDPASTARVLSDSPSTSKVVDGPLLAGGLCGAEGCQQISLPCTRYCSRHIMLNGDQLLFEHCTAKFSDNTQCCIPVFDVAHELPLCPEHARKRDNYHRKAQESKPKKARKKPSSPTIPRPKPKSRPKKRKRPPATKLDTKSSNLVHEENQYLSQINSSENQTNALNNLNSIAQGSSHSSNLNLGLGLGLGGGLKVDLADHEVFPSLDSAEHDFGNVLNNLPADAFNDLFIESRNGEYEPSREEEEELERALEAVDKDVRNLERMGQTHGLLEPALLAQLMSDIAS; this is translated from the exons ATGAAGGTCCCTATATTCGAAAACTCAAACATGGACAATAAACTGAAGTTTTCGGATCGCTTAAAGGCTTTACTGAAAACAGAGGCCCGTCAAGATGTCGATCCCTATATTTTCAGTGAACCAGAGCCATTTACAACAACAGCAGGGAGAAATGTTACAATAATTTCACCTAAAACTCCTAAAGTAATGCAAAGTTGTAAAAATATTACATCGAAAGGGAAAtgtatgaaacaaagaataagaATAACACCCATAGCCGATGGAGAGTACAAAGCTATACAAGATCGTACTGTAGAATTAGACATCGACAGTAGTGTTGGTGGTGGTGGCAGCGGTAGTGGTGATGGTGAAAATATAGATTATAAATTTGCTAAAGCAATTCAACAGAAGCAGCGTCATATTGACAACCTACAAAGATTAAAATCTAGACGGCAAAGTCGGGACCATACCCTATTGTATTATCCTAAAGCTGGAGATGAAATATCGGATAGTGATTCTAGTGGAGACGAAATGACAGTCTATCAACGCTATTGGTTTTCGGGTGAAACCAGTACAACATTAAATCGTTCTGCACGTCTTTCTCAACTACGTTCTCAGCTAAGACGACGATTGATTCAGTTACATAGAAGTGGGACAGATTCCGAGAACCTGTTGCGTGATAAAACTAGGTGTTTACTAGAAGCTGCTTATAAAGATCCTGCATCTACTGCTAGAGTTTTGAGCGACTCTCCAAGTACAAGCAAAGTGGTGGATGGGCCACTATTAGCTGGTGGACTCTGTGGAGCTGAAGGATGTCAACAGATATCTTTGCCCTGCACTCGTTATTGTTCTCGTCACATTATGCTGAATGGAGATCAACTCTTATTTGAACATTGCACTGCCAAGTTTAGTGATAATACACAGTGTTGTATTCCTGTGTTTGATGTTGCACACGAATTACCTTTATGCCCTGAACATGCAAGAAAAAGAGATAACTACCATCGTAAAGCCCAAGAGTCTAAACCAAAGAAAGCTCGCAAAAAACCATCATCTCCAACAATTCCTAGGCCTAAACCAAAATCTAGGCCAAAGAAACGAAAACGGCCTCCCGCAACCAAACTCGATACCAAAAGTTCTAATTTGGTGCATGAAGAGAACCAGTACTTGAGTCAAATAAACTCTAGTGAAAATCAAACAAACGCTTTGAACAATTTGAATTCAATAGCTCAAGGAAGTTCACATTCTTCTAACTTAAATCTAGGATTAGGACTTGGTCTTGGAGGTGGACTTAAAGTGGACTTGGCAGATCACGAAGTATTTCCATCTTTGGATTCTGCAGAGCATGACTTTGGCAATGTGCTCAACAACTTACCTGCTGATGCTTTTAATGATTTATTCATTG AAAGTAGAAACGGAGAGTATGAACCATcaagggaagaagaagaagaattggAACGGGCACTAGAGGCGGTAGATAAGGATGTACGAAATTTGGAAAGAATGGGGCAAACACATGGACTTTTAGAGCCAGCTTTGTTGGCACAACTTATGTCAGATATTGCTTCGTAG